The DNA window GTATGCCGGCATTCCGGTCACCCACCGCGATTATGCCGCATCGTTGGCGATCGTCACCGGGCATCGGAGCGAGCGGATTGACTGGAAGGCGTTAGCCGAAGGATGCGACACAATCATCGTGTACATGGGAGCAGCCAATTTGCCGGACATTTGCCGCCGGCTAGTTGCCGCTGGGAAGCCATACGATACACCAGCTGCCATCATTGAGCGGGGAACGACGGAACGGCAGCGCACCGTGGCGGCGCCGCTTGCCGCATTGCCGGCAGAAGCGGAAAAGGCCGGCATCTCTCATCCGTCCATTATTGTGATTGGCAATGTTGTCCGCCTGCGCGAGACGTTGCAATGGTTTTCGGAACATCGAGGAGGCGAGGCGGTTGTCTATACAGAATCGTAACGGACGGGTGATCGTTTACACTGGCGATGGCAAAGGGAAAACGACAGCTGCCTTTGGACTTGTGCTGCGCGCTGTCGGACGCGGCATGAAGGTCGCTGTTTTGCAGTTTATTAAATCGCCAGAGCGCACGTATGGCGAGCAGCTGGCCCTTCGCCGCCTCGGCATCGAGGTGCATCAGCTTGGCGCCGGCTTTACATGGACGAAAACGCCCGATGTTCATCGCCAAGCGTTACAACGAGCATGGACGTTAGTGAAACAGTATGTTCATTCCGGGCAGTATGATATGATCGTGCTAGATGAATTGAACAACGCTTTAGCCATCGATCGATTCCCGGTCGATGACATCTTATCGATCGAAGATGTGCTCGAACTGATTCGCACGCGCCCGCCGTCACTCCACCTTGTCATCACCGGGCGCTCTGCCCGTCCGGAGCTGATTGCCGCCGCCGATATTGCCACTGAGATGGCGCTCGTCAAGCACGACTATGAACAAGGGACGGCGGCTGCGAAAGGCATTGAATGTTGAGCGGAAACGGTTGACGGAGAAGTCTTTCCTGCTAGTCTGCCAGGGTGTAGCCCATGATGAAAAGCGGCCGAATTTGGCCGCTTTTTTTGCATCGAACTCTTCCGCTATGAGCGGCGCCGTTTCCTTTAGGCGGAGGGACTGCTCATGGCGGTTTTCCTTATGCATCGGTGTCCGTTTTGTCGTTTTGTTCCTTATGTTGCCGCCGTCCTTTGCTGTTGTCGCCGGATGCCGGACCGTGAAGCAAGGCCATCGGGTCTTGCGTCGGCGCATTTTGATTTCGGCTTCCGTTGTTCGGTCGTTTCGTCACAGACCACACCTCCTTTAGGCGCTATGACCATATCATTAGCATAGGCTGCCGAACCGTTTTTATTCGGCGGCAAACCAAAAAAACGGGAAGCGCGTTTGCGGCGCTTCCCGTAGGCAATACGGCCGGATGCTGGCAAACATGGCGGCCGGAGGACGGCGGGAGTCAGCGATTAATAAACGAACGCCGTTCCCACAATAATCAACAAAATAAACAAGACGACAATTAAGGCAAAGCCATTGCCATGCCAAGCGCCCATCCCGTTCACCTCCCTGCAAAATCTACTATATGATATGCCATTCGTTGCGCGAAGGAACGGGACAATTGTCGGAAAATGACAAAATAAGAAAAACGCCTTGCTAGGAAAAGCAAAGGCGTTTTTGCTGTGTGATAATTCCCCTTTATTCCCAAATATAAGGCGTCTCTTGATAGACGTAATAGTTGAGCCAATTGACAAACAGCAAATTGGCGTGCGAGCGCCACGTGTTGAGCGGCGGCTGGCTCGGGTCGTCATTCGGAAAGTACGACTCCGGAGGCTGGATCGGCAATCCTTTGGCCAAGTCGCGCTCATATTCATCTTTTAACGTGGTGGCATCATACTCCGGATGGCCGGTCAAGAAAATGCGGCGGCCGTCGTTCGAGGCGACGAGGCAAACGCCGGCTTTGTCGGCGACCGATAAAATCATGAGCTCCGGCACTTTTTCAATGTCTTCCCGCTTGACGTCTGTATGGCGGGAGTGCGGCATGCGGAACACATCGTCAAAGCCGCGCAAAAGCTTCACATTTTTGACTTCCAGCGTATGGTTGAACACGCCGAAACATTTTTCCGGCAGCGGGTATTTCGGAATGCCGTAATGGTAATACAAGCCGGCTTGCGCTCCCCAGCAAATATGGAGCGTCGATGTGACGTTTGCTTTCGTCCATTCCATAATGTCGGTCAACTCGTCCCAGTACGTCACCTCCTCAAACGGCATTTGCTCGACCGGCGCTCCGGTGATGATCATCCCGTCAAATTTCCGATGGCGGATGTGCGGGAAAATCGTGTAAAATTGATCCAAATGATGTTTGCTCGTCGTTTTCGGCTCATGGGTCGCCGGGCGCAAAAAGGTGACGTTCACTTGCAGCGGCGAGTTGCCGAGCAGGCGCAATAGCTGCGTCTCCGCTTTTTCTTTTTCCGGCATTAAGTTTAAAATGACGATATTGAGCGGACGAATGTCTTGTGAATACGCTCGTTCTTCGTCCATGACGAAAATGTTTTCTTGTTCGAGTATTTCTTTCGCGGGCAAGTCTTTTGGAATGTTGATTGGCAACGATGTCCCCTCCGTTTCGTTCTATTTTTTAAATAATTACATTATAAAAACTTTATTGACTTTCTTCAATTCATTTTTTTCCGTGCAAGGAAGTTCAGTGTTTGAAGTGAAAAAAGGAGGAAAACGCATGGATCCGACGGCATTTGACAATTTGAAAACCGTGTTGGAAGGAGCGGTATATGACGCCGACTTGCAAGGGCGCCTTGTTGTCGTTGACCGCCGCGATCTCGCTGATTTGGCCCGCCTGTCGCGGGAGTACGCCATTTCGTTCCGGATGAATGATGCACCTGATCCGCCAGTTACTTGTACGGCGCAGCTTTCGATCGACTTTGCCGAGCTCATCAATGAACGGCTCCATCATGACCGGGCCGGGTGCCGTCTGGCTGTCGTGTTCACAATGCCGATCCGCCGCTCGTCCGCTTGCGCCATCGTTGAAGGAACGCTGCGGACGATTTGGGGGGAAGAACGGATCATTCGACAGACGCTCAGCTGGCAGTTTCCGCATGAAGGCGGTCCATACAAAAATGAAGCGGTGGTCGAATTTGCCCGCCTCATTTACGAGGAAAACGCTGCCGACTTGCCGGAGATGGTGCCATATATGATTTCTTCGCTCGAGCAGCTGCAGCCGTTATCTAGTCAATAACAGTGTAAAAAGTGGAAACCGAGCGGGAAATCGGCTATGATGGGGATGAGGTGAGAACGATGAGCGTATACGAATTCAGCGCCAAGACGATTCGTGGGGAAGAGCAGCCGCTGTCCGCCTATCGGGGCCATGTGCTTCTCATTGTGAACACGGCCAGCCGCTGCGGGTTCACTCCGCAGTACCAAGAACTGCAGCAGCTGTATGACGAATACCAAAACCGCGGGTTTGTCGTGCTTGGCTTTCCGTGCAATCAATTCGGCGGCCAAGAGCCGGGAACAGAAGAGGAAATCGAACAGTTTTGCCAGTTGAATTACGGTGTGACGTTTCCGCTGTTTGCGAAAGTGGATGTCAATGGCGGCAGCGCTCATCCGCTCTTTCAACATTTGAAAGAACAAGCGCCAGGGGCGCTTGGCACGAAGACGATCAAATGGAATTTTACGAAATTTCTCGTCGACCGCAACGGTCAAGTCGTCGCCCGCTTCGCCCCGCAAACGAAGCCGAGCGAGTTGAAGGAAGAAATTGAAAAACTGTTGTGAGGCAATAGAAAAGAAAAAGGAGGGGATGACGGTTGCGCATTCAAGCGATTGAACCGACGCCAAGCCCGAACACGATGAAAATCTTGCTTGATGAAGAATTGCCTTCCGGCATGCGCCATAACTACAAACCGGACAACATCGGGGAAGCGCCGCCGCTCATTCAAGCGTTGATGCGCATTGATGGAGTGAAAGGCATTTACCATGTCGCTGACTTTTTGGCGATTGAGCGCCATCCGAAATACGATTGGCGCGACATTTTGGCGAACGTGCGTGAAGTGTTCGGTGAAGAAGCAGATGACGGAGCCGAGGCAAAGCCGAAGGTGAATGAACATTTCGGCGAAGTGAAAGTGTTCGTGCAAATGTTGTACGGCCTGCCGATGCAAGTGAAGCTCATCGATGGGGAGCGCGAACATCGCGTCGGGCTGCCGCAGCCGTTTATCGACGCGGTCACCGAAGCGCAAAAGTACGCCGGCAACATTGTCCTTGAGCGCAAATGGGTGGAAAAAGGAGTGCGCTACGGCACATTTGAAGAAATTGGCCGCGAAGTGGTGGATGAACTGTCGGCTTCCTATCCGCCTGAGCGGCTCGAGCGGATCGTCAACATGTTTCGCCGCGGCGAGCAGGAAAAAACGGCGCAAAAGCGGCCAGACATCAAAGTGACGAGCGAGATGCTCGATGATCCGGACTGGCGCAAACGGTACGCCGCGCTCGAGCAAATGGCGGAGCCGACGGAAGATGACATTCCGGTGCTGGCCAAAGCGCTGAAAGATGAAAAAATGGCCATCCGCCGCCTAGCGACTGCGTATTTCGGCATGATTGGCGGCAAACAGGTGCTTCCGTATTTGTATGAGGCGTTGAAAGACCCGGCAGTTGCGGTCCGCCGCACGGCCGGCGACTGTTTGTCCGACATCGGCGACCCGGAAGCCATTCCGGCGATGATGGAAGCGTTAAAGGACGAAAGCAAGCTCGTTCGCTGGCGCGCGGCTATGTTTTTGTACGAAGTCGGCGATGAATCGGCGCTCCCGGCGTTAAAAGCGGCGGAAAACGATCCGGAATTTGAGGTCAGCTTGCAGGTGAAAATGGCCATCGAGCGGATCGAAGGCGGTGAAGAGGCGAAAGGCTCGGTTTGGAAACAAATGACCGAAAGCCGGAAAAAAGAAACGAAGCCGGAAGAATAGAAACAGGCGCGCGAATCTGCGCGCCTGTTTCTTTGGTTAAAAAGGTTGCTTCTTGTTAGGTCGTCACGGTTGTGCTGGAGGTCGGGGCGAATTGGACAATTTCGAGCACAATAGGGGTATTCGCTGGAATGGATCCACTTCCGGTCGGAACGGTAATGGCTAGCGACCCAACGCCGGTCGCTCCGGGAGTGTATGCGGAAATATCCGCCATTTGCAAAACGCCGTTAACATACACATTAAAGTAGCTATTATTGGTTGCTAGTGCCGGCAATTCCGTCGCTTGGCTGCCATCATCTTGCAAAAAGCTGGCCGCATCGATGGTCAATGTTGCCCCTTCTGCTGTTTCAGCTGTCGTGATATAGAAAAATCTTGTGGTGCTTGGTGCCGCTTCTGTTGTGGTAGTTGCGGCGACAAACAGCTTAATTAATTGTAAAGCCATGACAATCTCCCTTTCTTCATTTTACTTTTCATGTTACCGCTAACCCGAAGCCAAGTGAATGATCTCTCGTTTCTCTCATATCTGAGGCTCATTGGTCATCGGTCGGTATCATACGTTCATTTGTATTGTATGGATTGGCTAGAACGGTCGACCCGACGATTGTCGTAATGAGGGGGAAATGATAGTTTCATACTATGTATGTCGGTCTGCTTCACCGATGAGTTTGAATGTGAAATAGGTAGTTCGGACTATTTTGTTTTGTGATCTATTGTAATCTTGGAATGGAAAGGAATATAGTGTTTCGGGCTATCTCCTGTTGCTCTGTTGTCTTGTTTGCCATTCACTTTATAGACAGGGGTGAATATGATAATGCTGAATCCTTTGCTGATTTAGATGATCACGAAACAATCTTGGGCGTTTGGGTGAGCAAACTAATGAAACGAGCCTCTTCATCAGAAAAACATGTGATTGCCGTTCCAAAAGTATACGATTGGACCCATGCGGTACTGACCGTTCCTCTTCATATGGTGCTCCACTTTCCTCCACGCGTTTTGTCGGCAGAAACGTACCAGTACAACGCGGTATCGGACGGGATCAAAATGGTCTATACGAATGACGATGAATTGAAGGAGTATGGTGACCGCGGCATTTTAGACCCAAAAAACGTATCATGGGTCAACTTGTTTATTAACGGAGTGTTGCAGCCAGAAAAACTGTATGACGTTGAGAAAGGAAAATTGACGTTAAAAACAACGGATCCGCCGCCGAAAGGGGTGCCGATCATTCTCCAATTTATCACTATCAAAATGGGGGTTTGATCGTTCCAGGCTGCGGCAGCAAATTGTCCCTTGACGCAACAAAGCCTTGGAGTCGATTCTCCAAGGCTTTGTTTGTCAACGGCCGAAATAATGCTCGACAAGGTCTTGAAAGAGCGGAGAGAGGTCGTTTGGCAATGCATGAAGAGGGAAAAATTTTACCTCAAGCGATTCTTCTCCGTCTTCTTTCAGCTCGCCGCCGCGGATATCGCGGGTGCGGTACACCACGGTCACCGAATAATATTGGTCGCCGTTCGGCAGCTGAACAAAATATTTTTTGCCAGAAAACACATCGATCAGTTCAAGTTCACCGATTTCAAGGCCGGTTTCTTCCAACACTTCCCGCCGTCCTGCTTCCTCTGTCGATTCGCCGAGCTCCAACAAGCCGCCGGGGACTCCCCACCGTCCGTCGCGGCGCTTTTGCAGCAAAATCCGTCCACCATCATCGATGACAGCGACACCGACACCGACTAAAATGACCGGTCGGGTTCCGACCATTTTTCGCAGTTCTTCAATGTATCCCATCCGCTGCGCCCCTTTCGTTTCCCTCTCCGTTCGGTTATTTATTCTATGTTCGGCGGCGGCCGGCGGCCGCGGCGGCTGCTAGAGGGTGGAAAGAAATCGTGAATGTAGAGAGGGGGAGAACCCCCCTTTCCATCGGTCGCTTTTGAAATTCGGCAAATCGGGGTTTCTCCATTGGAGAAAGACGTTTTTTGCGCCGCATCGGCGCTGCATTGCCGCTGTTTAGATAGCGGGCGGACGAGAGCTTTGTTTCGCTGCCGACGCCAAAAAGGAAGAACATAGTTTTCGCTGTCGCCGACAGCCGTCTTCGTTGATTTTTCTGCTTGAAGTATAGTATGCTGATAGCACAACAATGATGAGATGGAGGGATGATGGCCATGTCGATGGCGTACGAAGAATACATGCGCCAGCTCGTGCAGCCGATGCGCGATGAGCTCGTCCGCGCTGGCTTCCGTGAACTGCGCACGAGCGAGGAAGTCGAACAGTTTATGGAGAAAGCGGAAGGAACGACCTTTGTCTTTGTCAACTCGGTGTGCGGCTGCGCTGCTGGGCTGGCGCGCCCGGCGGCGACGCAGGCGGTGCTGCGGAGCGAGAAAAAACCGGATCATTTCGTCACGGTGTTTGCCGGCCAAGATAAAGAGGCGACAGCGAAAATGCGCGAGTATTTTGTCGGCTATCCGCCGTCCTCGCCGTCGATGGCGCTTTTAAAGGGAAAAGAAGTCGTTCATTTCATTCCGCGCGAAGACATCGAGTTTCATTCGATGGAAGAGGTTATGGAAAACGTTTTAGCCGCATTTGACAAAC is part of the Geobacillus sp. 46C-IIa genome and encodes:
- a CDS encoding NUDIX hydrolase, whose amino-acid sequence is MGYIEELRKMVGTRPVILVGVGVAVIDDGGRILLQKRRDGRWGVPGGLLELGESTEEAGRREVLEETGLEIGELELIDVFSGKKYFVQLPNGDQYYSVTVVYRTRDIRGGELKEDGEESLEVKFFPLHALPNDLSPLFQDLVEHYFGR
- the cobO gene encoding cob(I)yrinic acid a,c-diamide adenosyltransferase; its protein translation is MQNRNGRVIVYTGDGKGKTTAAFGLVLRAVGRGMKVAVLQFIKSPERTYGEQLALRRLGIEVHQLGAGFTWTKTPDVHRQALQRAWTLVKQYVHSGQYDMIVLDELNNALAIDRFPVDDILSIEDVLELIRTRPPSLHLVITGRSARPELIAAADIATEMALVKHDYEQGTAAAKGIEC
- a CDS encoding glutathione peroxidase produces the protein MSVYEFSAKTIRGEEQPLSAYRGHVLLIVNTASRCGFTPQYQELQQLYDEYQNRGFVVLGFPCNQFGGQEPGTEEEIEQFCQLNYGVTFPLFAKVDVNGGSAHPLFQHLKEQAPGALGTKTIKWNFTKFLVDRNGQVVARFAPQTKPSELKEEIEKLL
- a CDS encoding conserved virulence factor C family protein, whose protein sequence is MRIQAIEPTPSPNTMKILLDEELPSGMRHNYKPDNIGEAPPLIQALMRIDGVKGIYHVADFLAIERHPKYDWRDILANVREVFGEEADDGAEAKPKVNEHFGEVKVFVQMLYGLPMQVKLIDGEREHRVGLPQPFIDAVTEAQKYAGNIVLERKWVEKGVRYGTFEEIGREVVDELSASYPPERLERIVNMFRRGEQEKTAQKRPDIKVTSEMLDDPDWRKRYAALEQMAEPTEDDIPVLAKALKDEKMAIRRLATAYFGMIGGKQVLPYLYEALKDPAVAVRRTAGDCLSDIGDPEAIPAMMEALKDESKLVRWRAAMFLYEVGDESALPALKAAENDPEFEVSLQVKMAIERIEGGEEAKGSVWKQMTESRKKETKPEE
- a CDS encoding YjcZ family sporulation protein gives rise to the protein MGAWHGNGFALIVVLFILLIIVGTAFVY
- the cobA gene encoding uroporphyrinogen-III C-methyltransferase gives rise to the protein MTVGKVYLVGAGPGDEKLITVYGRECLERADVVIYDRLVNRKLLRYAKPDAELLYCGKEPGRHDTVQQQIHEWLVEHARRGKTVVRLKGGDPCVFGRAGEEAETLARAGIPFEIVPGVTAGIAVPAYAGIPVTHRDYAASLAIVTGHRSERIDWKALAEGCDTIIVYMGAANLPDICRRLVAAGKPYDTPAAIIERGTTERQRTVAAPLAALPAEAEKAGISHPSIIVIGNVVRLRETLQWFSEHRGGEAVVYTES
- a CDS encoding DUF4183 domain-containing protein, whose protein sequence is MALQLIKLFVAATTTTEAAPSTTRFFYITTAETAEGATLTIDAASFLQDDGSQATELPALATNNSYFNVYVNGVLQMADISAYTPGATGVGSLAITVPTGSGSIPANTPIVLEIVQFAPTSSTTVTT
- the metA gene encoding homoserine O-succinyltransferase, translating into MPINIPKDLPAKEILEQENIFVMDEERAYSQDIRPLNIVILNLMPEKEKAETQLLRLLGNSPLQVNVTFLRPATHEPKTTSKHHLDQFYTIFPHIRHRKFDGMIITGAPVEQMPFEEVTYWDELTDIMEWTKANVTSTLHICWGAQAGLYYHYGIPKYPLPEKCFGVFNHTLEVKNVKLLRGFDDVFRMPHSRHTDVKREDIEKVPELMILSVADKAGVCLVASNDGRRIFLTGHPEYDATTLKDEYERDLAKGLPIQPPESYFPNDDPSQPPLNTWRSHANLLFVNWLNYYVYQETPYIWE
- a CDS encoding DUF4183 domain-containing protein, with translation MKRASSSEKHVIAVPKVYDWTHAVLTVPLHMVLHFPPRVLSAETYQYNAVSDGIKMVYTNDDELKEYGDRGILDPKNVSWVNLFINGVLQPEKLYDVEKGKLTLKTTDPPPKGVPIILQFITIKMGV
- a CDS encoding BrxA/BrxB family bacilliredoxin: MSMAYEEYMRQLVQPMRDELVRAGFRELRTSEEVEQFMEKAEGTTFVFVNSVCGCAAGLARPAATQAVLRSEKKPDHFVTVFAGQDKEATAKMREYFVGYPPSSPSMALLKGKEVVHFIPREDIEFHSMEEVMENVLAAFDKHCG